A genomic window from Salvia hispanica cultivar TCC Black 2014 chromosome 5, UniMelb_Shisp_WGS_1.0, whole genome shotgun sequence includes:
- the LOC125186028 gene encoding bifunctional riboflavin kinase/FMN phosphatase isoform X1 has translation MSMTSSLRKLASCVILDLDGTLLNTDAIVHDVLKAYLVKYGKQWDGRRSDRVVGKTPYEAATAIVEDYELPITTNELLSELSPIFSEKWCSIKAQPGANRLINHLRSHGVLMGLASNSSKENIETKISYHHGWKESFSVILGGDDVTSAKPSPEIYLEAAKRLEVEVASCLVIEDSLPGVAAGKAAGMEVVAVPSLPKQSHNFTLADEVINSLLDLRPEKWGLPAFEDWLEGTLPIEPWYIGGPVIKGYGRGSKVLGIPTANLSTEGYSDLLLEHPSGVYFGWAGLATRGVYKMVMSIGWNPYFNNTEKTIEPWLLHDFKEDFYGEDLRLAIVGYIRPETNFSSLESLIAKIHEDGEIAEKALQLPQYSKYRDDPYFKSS, from the exons ATGTCAATGACAAGCTCTTTGAGAAAGCTCGCGTCCTGCGTTATCCTTGATTTGGATGGAACACTTCTTAATACAG aCGCCATTGTGCACGATGTCTTGAAGGCTTACCTGGTAAAGTATGGAAAGCAATGGGATGGAAGAAGATCTGATAGAGTCGTTGGAAAGACACCCTATGAAGCTGCAACTGCTATTGTTGAAGATTATGAACTTCCCATAACTACAAATGAGCTTTTATCAGAACTTTCTCCAATATTCTCCGAGAA gTGGTGCAGCATCAAAGCCCAACCTGGCGCCAACAGGTTAATTAACCATTTGAGGAGTCATGGCGTGTTGATGGGCTTGGCTTCAAATTCCTCAAAGGAAAATATTGAAACTAAGATTTCTTATCATCATG GATGGAAAGAATCGTTCTCTGTCATTTTAGGTGGTGATGACGTCACTTCTGCGAAGCCATCTCCTGAGAT ATATCTTGAAGCTGCTAAGAGGCTGGAGGTAGAAGTTGCAAGTTGTCTTGTCATTGAAGATTCACT GCCGGGTGTTGCTGCTGGTAAGGCTGCTGGAATGGAAGTGGTTGCTGTTCCGTCACTTCCTAAACAGTCCCATAATTTCACCTTGGCAGATGAGGTGATTAATTCCCTCCTAGACTTGCGACCGGAAAAGTGGGGCCTACCCGCATTTGAAGACT GGTTGGAAGGTACTTTACCAATAGAACCATGGTACATTGGTGGTCCCGTCATCAAGGGCTATGGCCGTGGTTCAAAGGTTCTCGGGATTCCTACAG CTAATTTGTCGACTGAAGGTTACTCGGATCTCCTCTTGGAGCATCCTTCTGGTGTTTACTTTGGGTGGGCTGGACTAGCAACTCGAGGGGTTTACAAGATGGTAATGAGCATAGGTTGGAACCCTTACTTCAACAACACCGAAAAGACAATT GAGCCATGGTTGCTTCATGATTTTAAAGAAGATTTCTATGGTGAAGACCTACGTCTTGCTATTGTCGGCTACATACGGCCTGAG ACCAACTTTTCGTCGCTCGAGAGCTTGATAGCAAAGATCCACGAGGACGGAGAGATTGCTGAGAAAGCGCTTCAACTTCCCCAGTATTCCAAGTATAGGGATGATCCATATTTCAAAAGTTCCTAA
- the LOC125189022 gene encoding cytochrome b-c1 complex subunit Rieske-4, mitochondrial-like: MLRVAGRRLSSLSWLSAQPSSAALATSNSFPVADTSSNGRSPSVSSPSHSFACNNSFPSLFRGFASNAIAPGHDIGLVSDLPTVAAIKNPSSKIVYDEHNHERYPPGDPSKRAFAYFVLTGGRFVYASLARLLVLKFVLSMSASKDVLALASLEVDLSSIEPGTTVTVKWRGKPVFIRRRTEDDINLANSVDLGSLRDPQEDAVRVKNPEWLVVIGVCTHLGCIPLPNAGDYGGWFCPCHGSHYDISGRIRKGPAPYNLEVPTYSFMDENKLLIG; the protein is encoded by the exons ATGTTGAGAGTAGCAGGGAGGAGGCTGTCTTCTCTCTCATGGTTGTCTGCTCAGCCTTCCTCCGCCGCGCTCGCGACCAGTAATTCTTTCCCGGTCGCCGATACATCTTCCAACGGCCGCAGCCCATCCGTTTCTTCACCCTCACATTCATTTGCCTGCAACAACTCCTTTCCCAGTCTCTTCCGAG GCTTTGCTTCTAATGCCATTGCTCCAGGACACGATATTGGTCTGGTTTCAGATCTTCCTACTGTGGCAGCTATTAAAAATCCTAGCTCAAAGATTGTCTATGATGAGCACAACCATGAGAGATACCCACCGGGTGATCCTAGCAAACGTGCCTTTGCGTATTTTGTTTTAACAGGAGGGCGGTTTGTGTACGCATCACTGGCCCGTCTCTTGGTACTCAAATTTGTTTTGAGCATGTCTGCCAGTAAAGATGTCCTTGCTCTTGCTTCTCTGGAAGTTGATCTATCCAGCATTGAACCTGGGACAACTGTTACTGTGAAGTGGAGAGGAAAGCCAGTTTTCATTAGGCGCCGTACTGAAGATGATATCAATTTGGCCAACAGTGTTGACCTCGGCTCCCTTCGTGATCCACAGGAGGATGCTGTTCGGGTAAAGAATCCTGAATGGCTTGTTGTTATTGGGGTGTGTACCCATCTGGGTTGCATTCCATTGCCAAATGCTGGCGACTATGGTGGTTGGTTCTGCCCGTGCCATGGATCTCATTATGACATATCTGGTAGGATCCGTAAAGGTCCCGCACCATACAACCTAGAGGTCCCCACATATTCCTTCATGGATGAGAACAAGTTACTGATTGGATGA
- the LOC125189988 gene encoding vacuolar protein 8-like: MDEESSTTDHSSTLDQAILLISSLISLSHSVKVFSPKWQTIRSKFQHLSSNLTAIHNSQSAAQIPSLPPLLDSVLATLHSCDHLAKQCLNLSYSGKLLMQSDLDAVSAKIDAHISTIFDIHAAALLARSDAIVVSRPSAAASMEDVRFYVVDLLSRFRIGSDEMKKQALLAFSEVIREDERYVTVALQLDDFIGFLVKFLDGEIQQEAAKCVCLIAEIESCKSELIGAGVIAPLIRVLELGEEESKKLAATCLLSVTENSENAWSILSHGGITTLLKICSSGGDGGCVELVALACAVLKNLVGVEEIKRFVVEEGGISLFVNLAKCKDEIIKIKSVDLLQTMACNDESVKEMIIEEGGIRALVRVFCPKSALSTKTREMALRGIVNICCSSQNSLHLLVNYGFMDHILYFLRRGEVSVQELSLKTAFWLSGTSEEGRKVMGEAGFMPVLVKLLDSKSVEIREMAAETISSMIVVPKNRKKFVQSDQNLGLVLRMLEVNNAVNKKLLLSILTSLTSSSATARKKIATSGYLKHIEKLAEAQFSDAKKIVRKMSSNRLGTIFNGIWHS, from the coding sequence ATGGATGAAGAAAGCAGTACAACTGATCATTCATCCACACTGGACCAAGCTATTCTCCTCATTTCATCACTGATTTCTCTCTCCCATTCCGTCAAAGTCTTCTCCCCCAAATGGCAAACCATCCGCTCCAAATTCCAACACCTCTCCTCCAATCTCACCGCCATCCACAACTCCCAATCCGCCGCACAAATTCCATCTCTCCCGCCACTTCTCGACTCCGTCTTAGCCACTCTCCACAGCTGCGACCACCTCGCGAAGCAGTGCCTGAACCTCTCCTACAGCGGGAAGCTGCTTATGCAGAGCGATCTCGACGCCGTCTCCGCCAAAATCGACGCTCACATCTCCACCATTTTCGACATCCACGCCGCGGCACTCCTCGCCCGCAGCGACGCCATCGTTGTTTCCCGGCCGAGCGCCGCCGCGTCGATGGAAGATGTCCGATTCTACGTCGTCGATTTGCTGTCGAGGTTCAGGATTGGGAGCGATGAGATGAAGAAGCAAGCGCTCCTCGCTTTCAGTGAAGTGATTCGAGAAGATGAGAGATACGTAACCGTCGCTCTGCAGCTGGATGATTTCATCGGATTTCTGGTAAAATTTCTCGATGGTGAAATTCAGCAAGAGGCTgccaagtgtgtgtgtttaaTTGCAGAGATTGAGTCTTGCAAGAGCGAATTGATCGGTGCAGGGGTGATTGCTCCTTTGATTAGGGTTCTCGAATTGGGGGAAGAAGAGAGTAAGAAGCTCGCCGCCACGTGTCTGCTTTCAGTGACGGAGAATTCCGAAAATGCGTGGTCGATTTTGTCACATGGAGGGATCACTACCCTCTTGAAGATTTGTAGCAGCGGCGGAGACGGCGGCTGTGTGGAATTGGTCGCGCTGGCTTGTGCGGTGCTGAAGAATCTCGTCGGAGTGGAAGAAATCAAAAGGTTCGTGGTGGAGGAAGGCGGAATTTCTCTATTCGTTAATCTCGCAAAGTGTAAAGATgaaatcatcaaaattaagTCAGTTGATTTGCTGCAAACCATGGCTTGCAACGATGAATCGGTGAAGGAAATGATCATTGAAGAAGGTGGAATTCGAGCATTGGTGAGAGTCTTCTGCCCCAAATCAGCCTTATCAACGAAGACAAGAGAGATGGCATTGAGAGGGATAGTGAACATCTGCTGCTCATCGCAAAATTCACTACATTTGCTGGTGAATTACGGATTCATGGATCACATACTCTACTTCCTCCGACGCGGCGAGGTCTCCGTCCAAGAGCTTTCGTTGAAGACGGCGTTTTGGCTATCCGGGACTTCGGAGGAAGGGAGGAAGGTGATGGGGGAAGCCGGGTTCATGCCGGTTTTGGTGAAGCTTCTAGACTCGAAATCGGTGGAGATTCGGGAGATGGCAGCGGAGACGATCTCGAGCATGATTGTGGTTCCGAAGAATAGGAAGAAGTTCGTGCAGAGCGATCAGAATCTGGGACTGGTGCTGAGGATGCTGGAGGTGAACAATGCAGTGAACAAGAAGCTGCTGCTTTCGATATTGACGTCGCTGACGAGCAGCAGCGCTACTGCCAGGAAGAAGATTGCGACTTCCGGATACCTTAAACACATCGAGAAGCTTGCGGAGGCTCAGTTCTCCGATGCTAAGAAAATTGTCAGAAAGATGTCTTCCAATAGATTAGGCACCATTTTCAATGGAATCTGGCATTCTTGA
- the LOC125189023 gene encoding phosphatidylinositol transfer protein 3-like yields MTSYLRQKFQSLTVSDDAKQDELDSQNREELERTSIQTMKALVLKQDPSAKDVDDLMIRRFLRARDLDVDKASAMFLKYLKWRRESIPNGFISPSEIPNELAQNKLFVQGHDKAGRPIMLVFAARHKPASTTVEEIKRFVIYILEKICSRMPSGHEKFTTIADLQGWGYANSDIRGYLAALSILQDCYPERLGKLLIINAPYIFMTAWKMVYPFIDKNTKRRIVFVEDKKLRPTLLQDIDEDQLPDCVGGPLKLVPIQDC; encoded by the exons ATGACTTCGTATCTGCGGCAGAAGTTTCAGTCTCTCACAGTCTCCGACGATGCAAAACAAGATGAGCTCGACTCACAGAATAGAGAAGAATTGGAGCGGACTTCAATTCAAACTATGAAGGCCCTTGTCCTTAAACAAGATCCCTCTGCTAAG GATGTGGATGACTTGATGATCCGTAGGTTTCTTCGGGCTCGTGATCTGGATGTTGATAAGGCGTCAGCCATGTTTTTAAAGTACTTGAAATGGAGGAGAGAATCTATTCCAAATGGCTTCATATCTCCTTCCGAAATCCCTAATGAACTGGCCCAGAATAAGTTGTTTGTGCAAGGTCATGACAAGGCTGGACGCCCCATCATGCTCGTTTTCGCTGCCCGCCATAAGCCTGCATCCACTACCGTGGAGGAGATCAAGC GATTTGTTATTTACATTCTTGAGAAAATTTGCAGCAG AATGCCTAGTGGCCATGAGAAGTTTACTACCATTGCTGATCTACAAGGATGGGGCTATGCTAACAGCGATATTCGAGGATATCTTGCTGCTTTATCTATTCTGCAG GATTGCTACCCGGAGAGGCTGGGCAAGTTGCTGATCATCAACGCACCCTACATATTCATGACTGCATGGAAGATGGTTTACCCATTTATTGACAAAAACACAAAGAGAAGG ATTGTTTTCGTGGAGGACAAAAAACTAAGACCTACCCTGCTCCAAGATATCGATGAGGATCAGCTTCCCGATTGTGTTGGAGGGCCCCTGAAGTTGGTACCCATTCAGGACTGCTGA
- the LOC125187756 gene encoding uncharacterized protein LOC125187756, with the protein MSKLLIAAALMTVLMAKGVMAWTGEIHGRVVCDVCADSSIGPEDHVLAGAEVAVLCITKSGEVLNYQAFTNSNGIYTVAETMPESERWDACLARPISSFHNHCTHLGDGSAGVKFSYEHPSGYSHAVRPFVYRPVKAPVYCI; encoded by the exons ATGTCCAAGCTTCTTATTGCGGCTGCTTTGATGACGGTTTTGATGGCAAAAGGAGTGATGGCATGGACCGGCGAAATCCACGGCAGAGTAGTGTGCGACGTGTGCGCCGACTCCTCCATCGGCCCCGAAGATCACGTTTTAGCAG GTGCTGAGGTGGCTGTGCTCTGCATAACGAAGTCCGGGGAAGTCCTAAACTACCAGGCGTTCACAAATTCAAATGGGATATACACAGTAGCTGAGACGATGCCAGAGAGTGAGCGTTGGGATGCCTGTCTAGCGAGGCCGATCAGCAGCTTCCACAACCACTGCACGCATCTTGGAGATGGAAGTGCGGGTGTCAAGTTCAGCTACGAGCACCCCTCTGGCTATTCTCATGCTGTGAGACCTTTCGTTTATCGCCCCGTCAAAGCTCCTGTGTACTGCATTTAG
- the LOC125186028 gene encoding bifunctional riboflavin kinase/FMN phosphatase isoform X2, which translates to MEHFLIQAYLVKYGKQWDGRRSDRVVGKTPYEAATAIVEDYELPITTNELLSELSPIFSEKWCSIKAQPGANRLINHLRSHGVLMGLASNSSKENIETKISYHHGWKESFSVILGGDDVTSAKPSPEIYLEAAKRLEVEVASCLVIEDSLPGVAAGKAAGMEVVAVPSLPKQSHNFTLADEVINSLLDLRPEKWGLPAFEDWLEGTLPIEPWYIGGPVIKGYGRGSKVLGIPTANLSTEGYSDLLLEHPSGVYFGWAGLATRGVYKMVMSIGWNPYFNNTEKTIEPWLLHDFKEDFYGEDLRLAIVGYIRPETNFSSLESLIAKIHEDGEIAEKALQLPQYSKYRDDPYFKSS; encoded by the exons ATGGAACACTTCTTAATACAG GCTTACCTGGTAAAGTATGGAAAGCAATGGGATGGAAGAAGATCTGATAGAGTCGTTGGAAAGACACCCTATGAAGCTGCAACTGCTATTGTTGAAGATTATGAACTTCCCATAACTACAAATGAGCTTTTATCAGAACTTTCTCCAATATTCTCCGAGAA gTGGTGCAGCATCAAAGCCCAACCTGGCGCCAACAGGTTAATTAACCATTTGAGGAGTCATGGCGTGTTGATGGGCTTGGCTTCAAATTCCTCAAAGGAAAATATTGAAACTAAGATTTCTTATCATCATG GATGGAAAGAATCGTTCTCTGTCATTTTAGGTGGTGATGACGTCACTTCTGCGAAGCCATCTCCTGAGAT ATATCTTGAAGCTGCTAAGAGGCTGGAGGTAGAAGTTGCAAGTTGTCTTGTCATTGAAGATTCACT GCCGGGTGTTGCTGCTGGTAAGGCTGCTGGAATGGAAGTGGTTGCTGTTCCGTCACTTCCTAAACAGTCCCATAATTTCACCTTGGCAGATGAGGTGATTAATTCCCTCCTAGACTTGCGACCGGAAAAGTGGGGCCTACCCGCATTTGAAGACT GGTTGGAAGGTACTTTACCAATAGAACCATGGTACATTGGTGGTCCCGTCATCAAGGGCTATGGCCGTGGTTCAAAGGTTCTCGGGATTCCTACAG CTAATTTGTCGACTGAAGGTTACTCGGATCTCCTCTTGGAGCATCCTTCTGGTGTTTACTTTGGGTGGGCTGGACTAGCAACTCGAGGGGTTTACAAGATGGTAATGAGCATAGGTTGGAACCCTTACTTCAACAACACCGAAAAGACAATT GAGCCATGGTTGCTTCATGATTTTAAAGAAGATTTCTATGGTGAAGACCTACGTCTTGCTATTGTCGGCTACATACGGCCTGAG ACCAACTTTTCGTCGCTCGAGAGCTTGATAGCAAAGATCCACGAGGACGGAGAGATTGCTGAGAAAGCGCTTCAACTTCCCCAGTATTCCAAGTATAGGGATGATCCATATTTCAAAAGTTCCTAA
- the LOC125186312 gene encoding uncharacterized protein LOC125186312 — MNSLFSFVTTLYALLLLYFPSHFYRFLLSPALFSTLILLLYLLRLGAAQRSTHSDSTQPSTEEFRESTEKNGCDEKKETSHLCAESFVEWDVRAPLEVIYEECEGDDDNSDSIRRYASLSLFYPESDSDASSEGDFPAWDGEGLIEITLDEKRRSCDFEDDNLIEINLSPGR, encoded by the coding sequence ATGAATTCTCTCTTCTCATTCGTCACCACTCTCTACGCTCTCCTACTCCTCTACTTCCCCTCTCACTTCTACCGCTTCCTTCTCTCTCCCGCTCtattctccactttaattctATTGCTTTATCTTCTCCGCCTCGGCGCCGCCCAAAGATCTACCCACTCCGACTCCACGCAACCGTCAACCGAAGAATTCCGCGAATCTACGGAAAAAAACGGATGCGATGAGAAGAAGGAAACGAGCCATTTGTGCGCGGAGTCGTTCGTGGAGTGGGACGTCCGAGCGCCGCTGGAGGTGATATACGAGGAATGCGAAGGAGATGACGATAATTCGGATTCGATCCGCCGGTACGCCTCGCTCTCGCTGTTTTACCCGGAGTCCGACAGCGACGCTTCGTCGGAGGGGGATTTCCCGGCTTGGGATGGAGAAGGGTTGATTGAGATCACGCTGGATGAGAAGAGGAGGAGTTGCGACTTTGAGGATGATAATCTGATCGAGATCAATCTCTCGCCGGGAAGATGA